One segment of Stappia sp. 28M-7 DNA contains the following:
- a CDS encoding type I secretion system permease/ATPase — MTRAPAGATVVDRVFRSVRSALFGVAVVSLLVNLLMLTGPVYMLQVYDRVLASGSVPTLLVISGFALVLYAVFGILEGLRSRILARIGQRIDAQLSGLAFAISSRLPLRMGAGAAKLRPVQDLDAVRTFMSGPGPAAIFDLPWMPVYFALLFLFHPLLGWLAIGGAALICVLIGLNEATSRKPATEAARAASRRAAVEEAGRRNAEALGAMAMDGPLTQRWERENEAFLDVQRRAQDWSGFFATAIKTVRFLLQSAVLGLGAWLAILGEVTPGVVIAGSILTSRALAPVEQAVAQWRPFAAARLGRRRLREVFAQLSEPEIERLELPLPLRSLTVEQLACGPAGVPRPVVQGVALELSAGDGLGIIGPSGSGKSTLARALVGLVPPLHGSVRLDGAELSQWPPSRRGRIIGYLPQDVQLFDGTVAENIARFEQEGEDEAVIEAARMADIHDFITGLPEGYNTLIGSEGMVLSGGQQQRIALARALFRKPFLVVLDEPNSNLDSDGEAALTRAMRDMRAAGSVVVVIAHRPSAIAAVDKVLCLRDGRMAAFGPKDEVLKRVVAPVPQSGVA, encoded by the coding sequence ATGACGCGGGCGCCGGCGGGCGCAACGGTGGTGGACCGGGTCTTCCGCAGCGTGAGGTCTGCGCTTTTCGGCGTGGCGGTGGTCAGTCTTCTGGTCAACCTCCTGATGCTGACCGGCCCGGTCTACATGCTGCAGGTCTATGATCGGGTTCTGGCCAGCGGTTCTGTGCCGACGCTGCTGGTGATCAGCGGGTTCGCCCTGGTGCTCTATGCCGTTTTCGGCATTCTGGAGGGGCTGCGCTCCCGTATCCTGGCGCGCATCGGCCAGCGGATCGATGCCCAGCTTTCCGGCCTCGCTTTCGCGATTTCGTCCCGGCTGCCGCTGCGCATGGGCGCCGGCGCGGCGAAACTGCGGCCGGTGCAGGATCTCGACGCCGTTCGCACATTCATGTCCGGCCCCGGACCGGCGGCGATCTTCGACCTGCCCTGGATGCCGGTCTATTTCGCCCTTCTGTTCCTCTTCCACCCGCTGCTCGGCTGGCTCGCCATCGGCGGTGCCGCACTGATCTGCGTCCTGATCGGCCTCAACGAGGCGACCTCGCGCAAGCCGGCCACGGAGGCCGCGCGCGCCGCCAGTCGCCGTGCGGCGGTCGAGGAGGCCGGCCGCCGCAATGCCGAGGCACTGGGCGCCATGGCGATGGATGGCCCCCTGACGCAGCGCTGGGAGCGGGAGAACGAGGCCTTTCTCGATGTCCAGCGCCGGGCGCAGGACTGGTCCGGCTTCTTCGCAACGGCGATCAAGACTGTGCGCTTCCTGCTGCAGTCCGCCGTGCTCGGTCTCGGTGCCTGGCTGGCGATCCTGGGCGAGGTGACGCCGGGCGTCGTCATCGCCGGATCCATTCTCACCTCCCGCGCGCTTGCCCCGGTGGAGCAGGCGGTGGCCCAATGGCGCCCCTTCGCGGCGGCCCGTCTTGGCCGTCGCCGCCTGCGCGAGGTGTTCGCCCAACTGTCGGAGCCGGAGATCGAGCGCCTGGAGCTGCCGCTGCCGCTGCGTTCCCTGACGGTCGAGCAGCTCGCCTGCGGCCCGGCGGGCGTGCCGCGTCCCGTGGTGCAGGGCGTCGCGCTGGAGCTTTCCGCCGGCGACGGGCTCGGCATCATCGGCCCCTCCGGCTCGGGCAAGTCCACGCTGGCCCGCGCCCTTGTCGGCCTGGTGCCGCCGCTGCATGGCTCCGTTCGCCTCGATGGCGCGGAGCTTTCGCAATGGCCGCCGTCTCGACGGGGCCGCATCATCGGATATCTGCCGCAGGACGTGCAGCTGTTCGACGGGACGGTGGCGGAAAACATCGCCCGTTTCGAGCAGGAGGGGGAAGACGAGGCGGTGATCGAGGCGGCCCGCATGGCCGACATCCACGACTTCATCACCGGCCTGCCGGAAGGCTACAACACGCTCATCGGCTCGGAAGGCATGGTCCTGTCCGGCGGACAGCAGCAGCGCATCGCGCTCGCCCGCGCGCTGTTCCGCAAGCCGTTCCTGGTGGTGCTGGACGAGCCCAATTCGAACCTTGATTCCGACGGCGAGGCGGCCCTGACGCGGGCGATGCGCGACATGCGCGCCGCCGGGTCCGTCGTCGTCGTCATCGCCCATCGGCCCAGTGCGATCGCCGCTGTCGACAAGGTTCTGTGCCTGCGCGATGGCCGCATGGCGGCCTTCGGCCCGAAGGACGAGGTGCTGAAGCGCGTCGTCGCGCCGGTGCCGCAGTCGGGAGTGGCATGA
- a CDS encoding HlyD family type I secretion periplasmic adaptor subunit, whose amino-acid sequence MAPRETDRSAGAGHVDRQLSRSVRRHLLVSLLVAVLLLGGFGGWAALARISGAVVAPAVVVVETNVRRIQHQEGGIVREIAVQNGDRVSAGDLLVRLDDTVTRANLAVVTRQLVDLYAQEARLVAERDESEEIAFNERARELVDEDQLALVEDSQKSLMDARRKSVSGRKDQLGEQIVQYRRQIEGLDAQLAAKGEEIALIEDELTDLMGLLEKRLVARARVTALQRDRTRLKGEHGGLVAKIAEVNEAISERRILMLQIDEQSRAEVLEQLQDTRARIARLEEQKIAAEDQLRRVEVRSPHAGTVHQLAVHTIGGVVGQGETLMLIVPQGDLLVIEAQVQPRDISQIVPGQEARVRFPGFDQRTTPELAARVRTISADLARDNVTGARYFIARLVIPDEELARLDGELLVPGMPAEAFITTEDRTVLSYLVRPVTDQIAHALRER is encoded by the coding sequence ATGGCCCCTCGCGAAACCGACCGCTCTGCCGGTGCCGGTCATGTCGACCGCCAGCTGAGCCGCAGCGTCCGCCGCCATCTGCTCGTCTCGCTGCTGGTCGCCGTGCTGCTGCTCGGCGGGTTCGGCGGATGGGCGGCGCTCGCTCGCATTTCCGGCGCGGTGGTCGCGCCCGCCGTCGTCGTGGTGGAAACGAATGTCCGCCGCATCCAGCATCAGGAAGGCGGCATTGTCCGCGAGATCGCCGTGCAAAACGGCGACCGCGTTTCGGCCGGCGATCTCCTGGTGCGTCTCGACGACACGGTGACCCGCGCCAATCTGGCCGTGGTGACGCGCCAGCTTGTCGACCTGTATGCGCAGGAAGCCCGCCTGGTCGCCGAGCGCGACGAGAGCGAGGAAATCGCCTTCAACGAACGGGCCCGCGAGCTTGTCGACGAGGACCAGCTGGCGCTTGTCGAGGACAGCCAGAAGAGCCTGATGGACGCACGGCGCAAGTCCGTCAGCGGCCGCAAGGACCAGCTGGGCGAGCAGATCGTTCAGTATCGTCGGCAGATCGAGGGGCTCGACGCGCAGCTTGCCGCCAAGGGCGAGGAGATCGCCCTCATCGAGGACGAGCTGACGGACCTCATGGGGCTTCTCGAAAAGCGCCTCGTCGCGCGGGCCCGCGTCACCGCCCTGCAGCGCGACCGCACGCGGCTCAAGGGCGAGCATGGCGGCCTCGTCGCCAAGATCGCCGAGGTCAACGAGGCGATCAGCGAGCGGCGCATCCTGATGCTGCAGATCGACGAGCAGTCCCGCGCCGAGGTGCTGGAGCAGCTGCAGGACACCCGTGCCCGCATCGCCCGGCTGGAGGAGCAGAAGATCGCGGCCGAGGACCAGCTCCGCCGCGTCGAGGTGCGCAGTCCCCACGCCGGCACGGTCCACCAGCTCGCGGTGCACACGATCGGCGGCGTCGTCGGCCAGGGCGAGACCTTGATGCTGATCGTGCCACAGGGCGACCTTCTGGTAATCGAGGCGCAGGTGCAGCCGCGCGACATCTCGCAGATCGTGCCGGGGCAGGAGGCGCGTGTCCGCTTTCCCGGCTTCGACCAGCGCACGACGCCCGAGCTTGCCGCCCGCGTGCGTACCATCTCGGCCGATCTGGCCCGGGACAATGTGACCGGCGCCCGCTACTTCATCGCCCGTCTCGTCATTCCGGACGAGGAGCTGGCGCGTCTCGATGGCGAGCTTCTGGTGCCCGGCATGCCGGCGGAGGCCTTCATCACGACCGAGGACCGCACGGTGCTGTCCTACCTGGTGCGCCCGGTCACCGATCAGATCGCTCACGCCCTTCGCGAGCGATGA
- the thiD gene encoding bifunctional hydroxymethylpyrimidine kinase/phosphomethylpyrimidine kinase: MARDTKPDYAAGGSGKGPAIALTIAGSDSSGGAGIQADLKTFSALGVYGASAITAITAQNTRAVTHIHDIPLDVVTGQIAAVLDDLDVGAVKIGMLSSPEIVTCVAAALAGYAGPVVVDPVIVAKSGAKLLREEAIAALKDQLLPRATLITPNLPEAASLLGEAPLRDTGEAERQGRALLALGPGAVLMKGGHGEGAECTDLLLAAGEPPLAFTAERLHTRNTHGTGCTLSSAIAAGLARGLPLARAVAEAHSWLHAAIAAADTLHVGSGHGPVHHFHALWREDAR, encoded by the coding sequence GTGGCAAGGGACACGAAACCGGACTACGCCGCGGGCGGATCGGGCAAGGGCCCGGCCATCGCGCTGACCATCGCCGGCTCGGACAGCAGCGGCGGCGCCGGCATTCAGGCGGATCTCAAGACCTTTTCCGCGCTCGGCGTTTATGGCGCCAGCGCGATCACGGCGATCACGGCGCAGAACACCCGCGCCGTGACCCATATCCACGACATCCCGCTCGACGTGGTCACCGGACAGATCGCCGCCGTTCTCGATGATCTCGACGTCGGCGCGGTGAAGATTGGCATGCTGTCCTCGCCGGAGATCGTCACCTGTGTCGCCGCCGCGCTTGCCGGCTATGCGGGACCCGTGGTCGTCGATCCGGTCATCGTCGCCAAGTCCGGCGCCAAGCTCCTGCGCGAGGAAGCGATCGCCGCGCTGAAAGATCAGCTGCTGCCGCGCGCAACGCTGATCACGCCGAACCTGCCGGAAGCCGCCAGCCTGCTCGGCGAGGCACCGCTGCGCGACACCGGCGAGGCGGAGCGCCAGGGCCGCGCGCTGCTGGCGCTCGGTCCCGGCGCCGTCCTGATGAAGGGCGGCCACGGGGAAGGGGCCGAGTGCACCGACCTCCTGCTCGCCGCCGGCGAGCCGCCGCTCGCCTTCACGGCGGAGCGGCTTCACACCCGCAACACCCACGGGACCGGCTGCACGCTCTCCTCGGCCATCGCCGCCGGCCTCGCCAGAGGCCTTCCGCTCGCCCGTGCTGTCGCCGAAGCTCATTCCTGGCTGCACGCGGCCATCGCCGCCGCCGACACGCTGCATGTCGGCTCCGGCCACGGCCCGGTGCATCACTTCCATGCCCTGTGGCGGGAGGATGCACGATGA
- the thiO gene encoding glycine oxidase ThiO yields MKISVIGGGVVGLCVATVLAERGQEVTLFERAEAPGPASCSWWAGGMLAPWCEGESAEEPVVRLGRDAISWWSQRVGGVVLNGSLVVAPPRDTADLRRFARMTECHEAVDGERIAELEPDLAGRFRQGLFFAGEGHLDPRRALADLVARLQGLGADLRFATDMLPQDAPGDRVIDCRGLGAAADVPELRGVKGEMLVLHAPDVSLSRPVRLLHPRIPLYVVPRGEGVFMVGATMIESGERWRITARSMMELLGSAYTLTPAFAEAEILETGVDARPAFPDNLPRLLRDGRILRANGTYRHGYLLSPALAQQAADLLLHPETEPEFFHGHNRQRRSA; encoded by the coding sequence ATGAAGATCTCTGTCATCGGCGGCGGCGTCGTCGGCCTCTGCGTTGCCACCGTACTTGCCGAGCGCGGGCAGGAGGTGACGCTGTTCGAACGTGCCGAGGCGCCGGGCCCGGCCTCCTGCTCCTGGTGGGCGGGCGGCATGCTCGCCCCCTGGTGCGAGGGCGAGAGCGCCGAGGAGCCGGTGGTGCGGCTCGGCCGCGACGCCATCTCCTGGTGGTCGCAGCGCGTCGGCGGCGTCGTCCTCAACGGCAGCCTGGTGGTTGCCCCGCCGCGCGATACCGCGGACCTGCGCCGCTTCGCACGGATGACCGAATGCCATGAGGCGGTCGACGGCGAGCGCATCGCCGAGCTGGAGCCGGACCTTGCGGGCCGCTTCCGCCAGGGGCTGTTCTTTGCCGGCGAAGGACATCTCGATCCGCGCCGGGCACTGGCCGATCTCGTGGCCCGGCTGCAGGGGCTGGGCGCCGACTTGCGCTTTGCGACGGACATGCTGCCGCAGGATGCGCCGGGCGACCGCGTGATCGATTGCCGCGGCCTGGGCGCTGCGGCCGACGTGCCGGAGCTGCGCGGGGTCAAGGGCGAGATGCTGGTCCTGCATGCGCCGGACGTGTCGCTGTCCCGGCCCGTGCGCCTGCTGCATCCGCGCATCCCGCTTTATGTGGTGCCGCGCGGCGAGGGCGTCTTCATGGTCGGTGCCACCATGATCGAAAGCGGCGAGCGCTGGCGCATCACCGCCCGCTCGATGATGGAGCTGCTCGGCTCCGCCTACACGCTGACCCCCGCCTTCGCCGAGGCCGAGATCCTGGAGACCGGCGTCGATGCGCGCCCGGCCTTCCCCGACAACCTGCCGCGCCTGTTGCGCGACGGCCGCATCCTGCGGGCCAACGGCACCTATCGGCACGGCTATCTGCTGTCGCCGGCACTGGCCCAGCAGGCGGCCGATCTGCTTCTCCACCCTGAAACCGAACCGGAGTTCTTCCATGGCCATAACCGTCAACGGCGCTCCGCTTGA
- the thiS gene encoding sulfur carrier protein ThiS — MAITVNGAPLELAPGSLAAILEALDYGDAIVATALNGDFVPAEERADTQVRDGDRVEILAPMQGG, encoded by the coding sequence ATGGCCATAACCGTCAACGGCGCTCCGCTTGAGCTTGCGCCGGGGTCGCTGGCCGCGATCCTCGAGGCGCTCGACTATGGCGACGCCATCGTCGCCACCGCCCTCAATGGCGATTTCGTCCCGGCAGAGGAGCGCGCCGACACGCAGGTGCGCGACGGCGACCGGGTCGAGATCCTCGCCCCCATGCAGGGAGGCTGA